From Salvelinus sp. IW2-2015 linkage group LG2, ASM291031v2, whole genome shotgun sequence, one genomic window encodes:
- the LOC111973722 gene encoding twist-related protein 2-like, whose translation MEEGLSSPVSPMDSLLTSEDELDRQQKRFGRKRRHSKKSSEDSCPGNVKRGKKTSPSSSTQSYEELQNQRCLANVRERQRTQSLNEAFSSLRKIIPTLPSDKLSKIQTLKLASRYIDFLYQVLQSDEMDNKMSSCSYVAHERLSYAFSVWRMEGAWSMSASH comes from the coding sequence ATGGAAGAGGGCTTAAGTTCTCCCGTCTCCCCAATGGATAGCCTACTGACCAGTGAGGATGAGTTGGACAGGCAACAGAAACGATTTGGAAGGAAAAGGAGACACAGTAAAAAGTCGAGCGAGGACAGCTGTCCGGGTAACGTGAAACGGGGCAAAAAAACGAGTCCGAGCAGCAGCACTCAGTCCTACGAGGAGTTGCAGAACCAGCGGTGCCTGGCCAACGTCAGGGAGAGGCAAAGGACACAGTCGCTCAACGAAGCCTTCTCGTCTTTACGCAAAATCATCCCCACGCTACCCTCGGATAAACTGAGCAAGATCCAGACACTAAAACTGGCCTCCAGATACATAGACTTCCTCTATCAGGTGCTACAAAGCGACGAGATGGACAACAAGATGTCGAGCTGCAGCTATGTTGCGCACGAGAGACTCAGTTACGCTTTCTCGGTGTGGCGGATGGAGGGCGCGTGGTCAATGTCTGCATCTCATTAG